Proteins encoded by one window of Sulfolobales archaeon:
- a CDS encoding AbrB/MazE/SpoVT family DNA-binding domain-containing protein, which translates to MPVMARTRIGRYYRTTIPREIRKLLELRENDEIEWVFENGTVYIRKARGRQSG; encoded by the coding sequence ATGCCTGTTATGGCTCGCACCAGAATCGGCAGGTACTACAGAACAACCATCCCCAGAGAGATCCGCAAGCTACTGGAGCTGAGAGAGAACGACGAGATAGAGTGGGTTTTCGAGAACGGAACAGTCTACATTAGAAAAGCACGGGGTAGGCAAAGTGGTTAG